Below is a genomic region from Desulfobacter sp..
TTCGGCACCCGGCAGTTGTCCAGAAAAATTTCAGCCGTATCAGAACACCACCACCCGGTTTTTTTAATCTTCTGTGAGACGGAATACCCCGGGGTATCAGATTCAATGACCAACAGGCTGATACCCGAAGCCCCGTCATCCCCGGTGCGCACGGCGCAGGTGAGCTGATCCGCCCGAATTCCGCTGGTGATAAAGGTCTTGGACCCGTTGACAATATAGTCGTCCCCGTCCGGAACAGCCGTGGTCCCAAGATTGGCCACATCGGATCCGCCTCCGGGCTCGGTGATCCCCAGGGCGGCGATCCGCTCGCCTGCCAGCACGGGCACGACAAATTTTTCCTTTTGGGCCGGGGTGCCCAATGCCACAATGGGGGGCAGGGCAATGTTCAAAGAGCCGATCCCTGATGTGAATCCCCCTGAACCTGACCGCATCAGCTCCTCTGATACCGCCACCATGTAAAAAATATCCCCGGGGGTTCCCCCCAGCTCCTCGGGAAACCCCATGCCCAGGATCCCGAGATCCCCGGCCTTTTTATACAATTTTCTGGGGAACTCCCCCGCCTCTTCCCAGTCGTTGATAAAGGGTGTCACCTCTTTTTTAATAAACTCCCTGACGGCCTTGCGGACCTGGTCATGGGATTTTGAAAAATACGGCTGAACCTGAGTACTTGTCTTGAACCCGTCTGACATGGGTCTCTCCTTTTAGAATTCCTGGATCATTAACCCTAACCCGCAAAGTTTACTGGGCCGGCGGCGGAATGACCAGGGCCTGGCCCGTGGCCACAACCTCCATCTTCTGGTTGGTAAAGGTCAGTCCCATTTTCACCCATTGGCGCTCGTCAAGTTTTTCAATCACCTCGCCTGTGGCCGTGATCGTATCCCCGAAATAGGTGGGGGCCTTGAACCGGGTGGTAATCTCAAGGGCAATGGTGCCAAGGCCTGGCAGCTTCATGCCCAGCACCGGGGCAATCAAACACTGGGGAAGGGCGCCGTGGGCAATCCTTGTCCCCATGGGGGTGGT
It encodes:
- a CDS encoding acyl-CoA dehydrogenase family protein translates to MSDGFKTSTQVQPYFSKSHDQVRKAVREFIKKEVTPFINDWEEAGEFPRKLYKKAGDLGILGMGFPEELGGTPGDIFYMVAVSEELMRSGSGGFTSGIGSLNIALPPIVALGTPAQKEKFVVPVLAGERIAALGITEPGGGSDVANLGTTAVPDGDDYIVNGSKTFITSGIRADQLTCAVRTGDDGASGISLLVIESDTPGYSVSQKIKKTGWWCSDTAEIFLDNCRVPKANLIGRENQGFAAIMGNFQKERLAIAVIANMTSRMALEESVAYAKERKAFGKSINGFQVTRHKLVDMATLLEASTEFTYRVAAKIGAGIDQLKEVSMAKNFACQVSDKVTYDAVQIFGGYGFCREYLVERLYRDNRILSIGGGTTEIMKEIISAFVV